The region CTgctaccaaaaataaataaattacatgtttggtcccCAAGTATAACTGATTTTGGCAATTTTGGTCCTTGAATCAACTTTACTTACCTGTAACTGGGGCTTCGGCTGTAACTTGGGCTGCGGTTCCGGCGACGGCGGGGAGAGCGTGATCGGACCGGTGATCTCGAGTAGCTCCTGCCACGTCTgaaaaacaaataatataaattaaattttattttttaaataaaaatagcaTTCAATAAAGGTGAGGTGGAGATATGAAGGAAAACAAACTTGAGTTTTTTAGGGCTGTTTTGGCAGTTCCTTTCAATGTGGCCCCTTTCACCACATCGATAACATTTGTTCTTCCAGTCACCCGCTTTGCAGTCGCGGGCCCAGTGACCATCAAGCCCGCAGTTGAAACACCGCCCTGACCCTGGCGGAGGGCCTCTTCCTACATATTCTCTAGAGCCACCTGGGCCTCGTGGAGTCTAAAACCGGGAAATGTATAATTTCAAAATCATAAAAGGGCAGATTCGTAATTTTACACTGTTATAAAAAGTTACTACTTACACCCTTGGCGAATTCCACAAGCAGCCGACTCCCATTTAAGTCTCTACCATTTAAGCTGTATCTTGCATCATCAGCATCCCGAGGGTCACTAAACTCCTGTTGTTTTGAAATCAAGAAAGAAGAGAAAAGGGAACAAAACCCCAGAAACACATAATCAtgtgataaaaataaaaagtGATTTTGGAAGAGAAAGAGGAGAGAAGAGGGGTACATACAACAAAGGCAAAGTCGTGCTTCATATCCACATCTCGTACTCTGCGTAAACGGTTTCCATAAACAGTAAGGGCATCATTACTTAAGGACAGGAAGAGAGTGCATCATACATCACATCGCCCTTCAAGACCAACTAAACACCAGTTTGGAATTTGGATTGGAATGTTGCCAAT is a window of Lactuca sativa cultivar Salinas chromosome 1, Lsat_Salinas_v11, whole genome shotgun sequence DNA encoding:
- the LOC111887538 gene encoding serine/arginine-rich splicing factor RS2Z32 isoform X2 translates to MYPSSLLFLFQNHFLFLSHDYVFLGFCSLFSSFLISKQQEFSDPRDADDARYSLNGRDLNGSRLLVEFAKGTPRGPGGSREYVGRGPPPGSGRCFNCGLDGHWARDCKAGDWKNKCYRCGERGHIERNCQNSPKKLKRGRSYSRSPVRSRSPRRRRNRSPSYSRSPSYSRSRSPPQKKERVERRTKSPRYSRSRSRSRSPEPSKRRNRSPTPNEDRVSPSPERVNSEYSMSPQRGKSQSPGGSPSEANGRSRSPSPVGDVGQGEGEGSPVDEEGEGPVVEGSPSPGDGEEENREGSE
- the LOC111887538 gene encoding serine/arginine-rich splicing factor RS2Z32 isoform X3 — encoded protein: MKHDFAFVEFSDPRDADDARYSLNGRDLNGSRLLVEFAKGTPRGPGGSREYVGRGPPPGSGRCFNCGLDGHWARDCKAGDWKNKCYRCGERGHIERNCQNSPKKLKRGRSYSRSPVRSRSPRRRRNRSPSYSRSPSYSRSRSPPQKKERVERRTKSPRYSRSRSRSRSPEPSKRRNRSPTPNEDRVSPSPERVNSEYSMSPQRGKSQSPGGSPSEANGRSRSPSPVGDVGQGEGEGSPVDEEGEGPVVEGSPSPGDGEEENREGSE